The Metamycoplasma cloacale genome includes a region encoding these proteins:
- a CDS encoding ABC transporter permease, with translation MKEKITKYLIKTLIFWMLYFVILTFIFFLINLLLSTTIKQNFTVYSQIDSNVFVRYSHYIKSLFSGSLGQIYSYNVSASKGILHLYFNYFKWTFLFTIITFTISILIGNLLGIYLGFHFNKTNDFIINGILGVFAAIPVIIISILALSTSIFVGYPSQFINQPLLDLISLIVPCTILSFFTISIFAAKARKTTKEVISSEYYNFAKSLGFNKSQLFSRVIFKQLLISELQLVIPIYLMLMTISIAIERIFSIPGSSVFLTFAFKNAELNLVLFIFGFNLSILMLSKFIIDIILNVINPEQAKEKNYFVFMFPRKKVKPWTTK, from the coding sequence ATGAAAGAAAAAATAACAAAATATCTCATTAAAACACTTATTTTCTGGATGTTATATTTTGTAATTTTAACTTTTATATTTTTTCTAATTAATTTATTATTATCAACGACAATAAAACAAAACTTTACAGTCTATTCACAAATAGATAGCAACGTCTTTGTAAGATACAGTCACTATATTAAATCTTTATTTAGTGGTTCTCTTGGTCAAATATATTCATATAATGTATCAGCCTCAAAAGGGATTTTACATTTATACTTTAATTATTTCAAATGAACATTTTTATTTACAATAATCACATTTACTATATCAATTTTAATTGGTAATCTTTTAGGTATTTATCTAGGTTTTCATTTCAATAAAACAAATGATTTTATAATAAATGGAATATTAGGTGTTTTTGCTGCAATACCAGTAATTATCATTTCAATACTAGCACTTTCAACAAGTATCTTTGTTGGTTATCCTTCGCAATTTATTAACCAACCATTGTTGGACTTAATATCATTAATTGTTCCTTGTACAATTCTCTCATTCTTTACAATCAGTATTTTTGCTGCAAAAGCTAGAAAAACAACAAAAGAAGTTATTTCTTCTGAATACTATAACTTTGCCAAATCCCTTGGTTTTAATAAATCGCAATTGTTTTCCAGAGTTATTTTTAAGCAATTATTAATTAGCGAATTACAACTTGTTATTCCAATTTATTTAATGTTAATGACTATATCAATTGCAATTGAAAGAATATTTTCAATCCCCGGCAGTTCAGTGTTTCTAACATTTGCATTCAAAAATGCGGAACTTAATTTAGTACTCTTTATTTTTGGATTTAATTTATCAATATTAATGTTATCTAAATTTATTATTGACATAATTCTTAATGTCATAAACCCAGAACAAGCTAAAGAAAAGAATTATTTTGTATTTATGTTTCCTAGAAAGAAGGTGAAACCATGAACTACAAAATAG
- a CDS encoding ABC transporter permease: MNYKIDPSLLKFADKKIAKNTVTVHKSNARLFWERFTKKKTNIVALIFFVIILLSILIATFFIKYSPTNSIHQNSFVVNNLPSEYLDVVNRNFERGDQLDFIRKIAELEQNRATQLGEIPVFKILFDSSRDVGGSMTTNTDIVELWYSPYDLIKAINLNVDEVNKIKIDHTIILGTNSNGIDIFSRLLTSFWLTILIIFTSMIFNIFTGFTLGSLSGLNKEKMFFKFIDMIASFINSIPELIWIFILCIAFTTNFIGIVCAFILISWTTFYELSKNETLQLRHKDFINSAKAIGLNQFQLIYLEIFKIILPSIINLIIDRFCMNLLIISSLSFLDLITNSSNLNIGSILKEAINSISYNPSYLIVVVILITSFTVSLKLFNNSLSQTFNPIISK, encoded by the coding sequence ATGAACTACAAAATAGATCCTTCTTTACTAAAATTTGCTGATAAAAAGATTGCTAAAAACACTGTAACAGTCCATAAAAGCAATGCTCGTTTATTTTGAGAAAGATTTACTAAAAAGAAAACCAATATCGTTGCATTGATTTTCTTTGTTATTATACTTTTATCTATTTTAATAGCAACTTTCTTTATTAAATATTCGCCAACTAATTCAATACATCAAAATTCCTTTGTAGTTAATAATCTACCCAGTGAATATCTAGATGTAGTTAATAGAAACTTTGAACGTGGTGATCAACTTGATTTTATAAGAAAAATTGCCGAATTGGAACAAAACAGAGCAACGCAATTAGGTGAAATTCCTGTATTTAAAATACTTTTTGATTCATCAAGAGATGTTGGTGGTTCAATGACAACAAACACAGACATCGTTGAACTTTGATACAGCCCATACGATTTAATTAAAGCAATTAATTTAAACGTTGATGAAGTAAATAAGATTAAAATCGATCATACAATCATATTAGGGACAAATTCAAACGGAATAGATATTTTTTCAAGATTATTAACCTCATTTTGATTAACTATATTAATTATTTTTACATCAATGATATTTAATATTTTTACAGGATTTACATTAGGTTCACTTTCTGGATTAAATAAAGAAAAAATGTTTTTTAAATTCATTGATATGATTGCTTCATTTATTAACTCAATACCAGAATTAATTTGAATATTTATCTTATGTATTGCTTTTACAACTAATTTTATAGGTATTGTTTGTGCGTTTATTTTAATATCATGAACAACATTCTATGAATTATCAAAAAACGAAACATTGCAATTAAGACATAAGGATTTCATTAATTCAGCTAAAGCAATAGGATTGAATCAATTTCAATTAATTTATTTAGAAATATTTAAAATCATTCTTCCTTCTATTATTAACCTAATCATTGATAGATTTTGTATGAATTTATTAATTATTTCTTCTCTTTCTTTTTTAGATTTAATAACAAATTCATCCAACTTAAATATTGGAAGTATTTTAAAGGAAGCAATTAATTCAATATCATATAACCCAAGTTATTTAATTGTAGTTGTTATCCTTATTACATCATTTACCGTTTCACTTAAATTATTCAATAACTCTTTATCGCAAACATTCAACCCAATTATTTCAAAATAG
- a CDS encoding HxHSH motif-containing lipoprotein — protein sequence MKKIKFILPAFSLLVIPCVTIACKRPDWEEPIKNNNQENQEEKNNSIAFESSPVNNLYSKYNGDVQKVFVDLKRNYRHYHQKFSTLKRNYLILKNKLTQLSNEQSIEENRNTIRSFISKWLDIKNNQDVNLFSLFLSKYTLIFQDIEAVMVDINLAFESKEFLKHLKVIDDRLLGKDINLSLLQNSVNSAWIFLKQNVLDYNKLTTIENLNNINLDGDKNSHSHSHALLNMLNEISLWHIKMIEYQKQYYTEFKNDFQSMTNSIVDNINHIDVLQNFNYMDQVFINEIEYNPTESLITNATLEATNDMLNEIKTMLLNIGKSQGLKENDLLK from the coding sequence ATGAAGAAAATTAAATTTATTTTACCTGCCTTTTCATTATTAGTTATTCCTTGTGTAACGATTGCTTGCAAAAGACCAGATTGAGAAGAACCGATAAAAAATAATAATCAAGAGAATCAAGAAGAGAAAAATAATTCAATTGCATTTGAATCATCACCGGTAAATAATTTATATAGCAAATATAATGGTGATGTCCAAAAAGTATTTGTTGATTTAAAACGTAATTATCGTCATTATCATCAAAAATTTTCTACCTTAAAACGTAATTATTTAATTTTAAAAAACAAATTAACGCAATTATCTAATGAACAAAGCATTGAAGAAAATAGAAATACGATTCGTAGTTTTATTTCTAAATGATTAGATATAAAAAACAATCAAGATGTTAATTTATTTAGTTTGTTTTTATCTAAATATACTTTAATTTTTCAAGATATTGAAGCTGTAATGGTGGATATAAATTTAGCATTTGAATCAAAAGAATTTTTGAAACATTTGAAAGTGATTGATGATCGTCTGTTAGGTAAAGATATTAATCTATCACTATTGCAAAATAGTGTTAATTCTGCTTGAATTTTCTTAAAACAAAACGTATTGGATTACAACAAATTAACAACAATTGAAAATCTAAATAATATCAATTTAGATGGCGATAAAAACTCGCACAGTCACTCTCATGCCTTGTTAAATATGCTAAATGAAATATCATTGTGACATATAAAAATGATTGAATATCAAAAACAATATTATACTGAATTTAAGAATGATTTTCAATCAATGACTAATTCAATTGTTGATAATATCAATCACATTGATGTATTACAAAATTTCAATTATATGGATCAAGTTTTTATTAATGAAATTGAATACAATCCAACTGAATCGTTAATAACTAATGCAACACTTGAAGCAACTAATGATATGTTAAACGAAATTAAAACAATGCTTTTGAACATTGGAAAATCACAAGGTTTAAAAGAAAATGATTTATTAAAATAG
- a CDS encoding MAG3240 family lipoprotein produces MKRNRLPIFLALVPTLGIVPTIVSCSYKTAYLDIEKISRKYLTRLTGNQVASLHNSNKIFYFLDGNQKVYFDSAVFEDNTIKLIHNKHTSIFNIDFPIQKYWKQEISNLDNIKVIETNEKSNINDFFNVYDFNEIDDANGFNEQWFSILASKFNYDFDRVGDPYFADIQTILFRLIQDGNINYSYMNKRRMINKDNQNVLLKDYFTSNYIQAKTFLSNEYQLQRELFESFLCLYLNKFNVGISRIEIDWDNAREVKSFSGNSSYIAIKFKGMYDFKNQNILNNENQEKTFYINDFRTYATDQKFGVGNNGLKEELPLFNEYIENPLLEIDGKQYLNIVDNINYFIKGVTSFEYWNTKGLMSLFQNFKDDFFYIKVPENKKDTDVSYKIIDFKYTDYLNTDQLIKAIVRVFKKDKSYKDYVWISSNFDDHGHRLKAKIINNKREEDLTINDFYYYKKDNIAIPAGISLNEFLKPSSNYPNSPYEILLERAFNNLNLSYSYWNNDLRENYEANWVRQDSFQIKLLTSFLNNYLLSYALENKEGNVYSGVKRIDLEILDNQTEIGRIKLRMKFMSYANEQDFNYKTEGERILKEVDLYWNGFKGFDKSISSHLVSIIPEKGGEN; encoded by the coding sequence ATGAAGAGAAATAGATTACCTATATTTTTAGCACTTGTACCTACATTAGGAATAGTTCCGACAATAGTAAGTTGTTCATATAAAACAGCGTATTTAGATATTGAAAAAATCTCAAGAAAATACCTTACTAGATTAACTGGAAACCAAGTTGCTTCACTACATAACTCAAATAAGATTTTTTACTTTTTAGACGGAAATCAAAAGGTATATTTTGATTCAGCCGTATTTGAGGATAATACTATTAAATTAATACATAATAAGCATACATCAATTTTTAATATTGATTTTCCGATACAAAAATATTGAAAACAAGAAATATCAAATTTAGATAATATTAAGGTAATTGAAACTAATGAAAAAAGCAATATTAATGATTTCTTTAATGTATATGATTTCAATGAAATTGATGATGCAAACGGATTTAATGAACAATGATTCTCAATTCTAGCTTCAAAATTTAATTACGATTTTGATAGAGTTGGAGATCCTTATTTCGCTGATATTCAAACAATTCTTTTTAGATTAATTCAAGATGGTAATATTAATTATTCATACATGAATAAAAGAAGAATGATTAACAAAGATAATCAAAACGTGTTATTAAAAGATTATTTTACTAGCAATTATATTCAAGCTAAAACCTTTTTATCTAATGAATATCAATTACAAAGAGAATTATTTGAATCATTTCTTTGTCTATATTTAAACAAATTCAATGTCGGAATATCAAGAATAGAAATCGATTGAGATAATGCAAGGGAAGTTAAATCATTTAGTGGAAATTCATCATATATCGCAATTAAGTTTAAAGGAATGTATGATTTTAAAAATCAAAACATCTTAAACAATGAAAACCAAGAAAAAACATTCTATATTAATGATTTCAGAACTTATGCAACTGATCAAAAATTTGGTGTTGGTAATAATGGATTGAAAGAAGAATTACCGTTATTTAATGAATATATAGAAAACCCATTATTAGAAATAGATGGTAAACAATATTTAAATATTGTTGATAATATAAACTATTTCATAAAAGGAGTAACTAGCTTTGAGTATTGAAATACAAAAGGTTTAATGAGTTTATTCCAAAACTTTAAAGACGATTTCTTTTATATAAAAGTTCCAGAAAATAAAAAAGATACAGATGTTAGTTATAAGATCATTGATTTTAAATATACCGATTATTTAAATACAGACCAATTAATAAAAGCAATAGTACGTGTATTTAAAAAAGATAAAAGTTATAAAGATTATGTTTGAATTAGTTCTAATTTTGATGATCATGGTCATAGACTAAAAGCGAAGATTATTAATAACAAACGTGAAGAAGATTTAACAATAAATGATTTCTATTATTATAAAAAAGATAATATCGCCATTCCTGCTGGGATTTCGTTAAATGAATTTCTAAAACCAAGTAGTAATTATCCAAATTCACCATATGAAATATTATTAGAACGTGCATTTAATAATTTAAATCTATCTTATTCATATTGAAATAATGATTTAAGAGAAAACTATGAAGCAAATTGAGTAAGGCAAGATTCTTTCCAAATTAAATTATTGACATCATTTTTAAATAATTATTTATTATCATATGCATTGGAAAATAAAGAAGGAAATGTATATTCTGGTGTGAAAAGAATTGATTTAGAAATATTGGATAATCAAACCGAAATTGGAAGAATTAAGTTAAGAATGAAATTTATGTCATATGCAAATGAACAAGATTTTAACTATAAAACCGAAGGCGAAAGAATACTAAAAGAAGTAGATTTATATTGAAATGGATTTAAAGGATTTGATAAATCAATTTCAAGTCATTTAGTATCAATAATTCCTGAAAAAGGAGGTGAAAACTAA